One Nicotiana sylvestris chromosome 12, ASM39365v2, whole genome shotgun sequence genomic window carries:
- the LOC138883552 gene encoding uncharacterized protein — MASKPENPQDKKTPTLRLRKKLIHVDLDSTHLFLDDEENESEELALVTRTRKRIEVTKSSKPETLPRGEETPKKDSSKAPESPEIEDITKFKAELIQCEAELKKSLDEKKALRLLCIQKEEELKDLRADLAKAHKNKAELDKQLQQKLELIGQLRGEVDQVKVDYNQWKENMDRLPTDKEVALSQLASAEIQLRGAKLKNLAQAKKIEELEAKFAEIGAEVAEAKAEVKKMKATANKTITVYLKDAEAVQAKLRKASDWEKRVSDLAKCQSRREALEEIRA; from the exons ATGGCATCGAAACCTGAAAATCCCCAAGACAAGAAAACCCCTACTCTAAGGCTAAGGAAGAAACTTATTCACGTGGACCTAGATTCGACCCACCTGTTTCTGGATGATGAAGAAAATGAGAGCGAAGAATTGGCATTGGTGACCCGAACTAGAAAACGGATTGAGGTCACCAAGTCCTCCAAGCCGGAGACCTTGCCTCGTGGTGAGGAAACTCCAAAGAAAGACTCGAGTAAAGCCCCCGAGTCCCCTGAGATTGAG gACATTACTAAGTTTAAAGCTGAGCTGATCCAATGTGAGGCCGAGCTTAAGAAGTCTTTAGATGAAAAGAAGGCTCTAAGGCTCCTTTGTATCCAAAAGGAGGAGGAACTCAAGGACCTTCGGGCAGATTTGGCCAAAGCTCATAAAAACAAGGCCGAGCTAGACAAGCAG CTGCAGCAAAAATTGGAGTTGATAGGGCAGCTTCGGGGCGAGGTCGATCAGGTTAAAGTTGACTACAACCAATGGAAGGAAAATATGGATCGGCTTCCTACTGATAAAGAGGTTGCTCTATCCCAACTGGCCTCAGCTGAGATCCAACTTCGAGGTGCTAAATTGAAAAATCTGGCCCAGGCCAAGAAGATCGAGGAGCTCGAGGCAAAATTCGCTGAAATCGGTGCCGAGGTTGCTGAGGCCAAGGCCGAAGTTAAGAAGATGAAGGCCACGGCTAATAAAACCATTACCGTATACTTAAAAGATGCCGAGGCTGTTCAAGCGAAGCTAAGGAAGGCCTCCGACTGGGAGAAACGAGTCAGTGATTTGGCCAAGTGTCAATCCCGGAGGGAGGCCCTCGAAGAGATTCGCGCTTGA